A genomic segment from Paraburkholderia sabiae encodes:
- a CDS encoding TrbG/VirB9 family P-type conjugative transfer protein, with protein MITKPLRPAMGIALTLAAIVLPMAAAKAKRPADAGAINTAMIASDPMSPVNPFNSGADPLTMPGDARIGVFSYSRDQIFRILTAPLKLTTIELEPGEKLIADPAMGDSIQWEIDDDKMNHVFIKPHKPDLVNTLHLTTNRREYDFTLIASPAGGFFYQTVRFQYPRAPMTRVAARDDSAGAGAAGGERTTDSGNISVSPDKLNWDYSVDGSAEFKPEVVFDDGHSIWMRMPVKAQTWPVPMYKDHGDRVVGNFIRRGDFLVFQRLADEIVLVSGKDEVTVTRGRRRVFGVF; from the coding sequence ATGATCACGAAACCTCTACGGCCCGCGATGGGCATCGCCCTCACGCTTGCCGCGATCGTGTTACCGATGGCGGCCGCAAAGGCCAAGCGACCGGCAGATGCAGGGGCGATCAACACCGCAATGATCGCGAGTGATCCGATGAGCCCGGTGAATCCGTTTAACAGTGGCGCGGATCCCCTCACGATGCCTGGCGACGCTCGTATTGGCGTGTTCTCGTACAGCCGGGACCAGATATTTCGCATCCTTACTGCGCCGCTGAAGCTGACGACGATCGAGCTGGAGCCGGGCGAGAAGCTGATTGCGGACCCGGCAATGGGCGACAGCATCCAGTGGGAAATCGATGACGACAAGATGAACCATGTGTTCATCAAGCCGCATAAGCCGGATCTCGTGAATACGCTGCACCTGACGACAAACCGGCGCGAGTACGACTTCACTCTGATCGCGTCGCCGGCGGGCGGATTCTTTTACCAGACCGTGCGATTCCAGTATCCGCGCGCGCCGATGACGCGAGTGGCAGCTCGTGACGACTCGGCTGGCGCTGGCGCAGCGGGGGGTGAGCGCACGACCGACTCGGGCAACATCAGCGTGTCCCCCGACAAGCTGAACTGGGATTACTCGGTCGACGGAAGCGCTGAGTTCAAGCCTGAAGTGGTTTTCGATGATGGTCACTCCATCTGGATGCGAATGCCGGTAAAAGCGCAGACGTGGCCGGTTCCCATGTACAAGGATCACGGAGATCGGGTAGTGGGCAACTTCATCCGGCGCGGCGATTTTCTCGTTTTCCAGCGCCTTGCCGACGAGATCGTGCTCGTGTCCGGAAAGGATGAAGTGACGGTTACGCGCGGTCGGCGCCGCGTCTTTGGAGTGTTCTGA
- a CDS encoding type IV secretion system protein, with protein MRIFRNKRQAALSTAPGSFAEEDPAQVIFETSTKLKVEANRWMLMAFAAIAVAGGAVWTRQPPPSVTKVVGVSANVSGHPVVTELVAYKPDSQAIRTSMNEMAVRWFTIEPVLTDSLNTSRMSANINSVKAQMIGAATDQFKSWLRDDAPFQQITANPKLIREVNVRNIALLEDQTVLVEFTTTTSQAGATGKPDVKSYALTLRYQIVAPTADAALTKNPFGIFIPFFRLERTGGA; from the coding sequence ATGCGTATTTTCAGGAACAAGCGTCAGGCCGCGCTCTCTACGGCCCCAGGCTCCTTCGCCGAGGAAGATCCCGCACAGGTGATCTTCGAGACCAGCACCAAGCTGAAGGTTGAGGCCAATCGCTGGATGCTTATGGCCTTCGCAGCTATTGCGGTTGCCGGCGGCGCAGTGTGGACACGCCAGCCTCCGCCGTCAGTCACGAAGGTAGTCGGTGTGTCCGCCAACGTGAGCGGTCATCCGGTCGTGACAGAGCTCGTCGCATACAAGCCGGACTCGCAGGCGATCCGCACGAGCATGAACGAGATGGCTGTACGGTGGTTCACGATTGAGCCGGTTCTTACCGACAGTCTCAACACGTCCCGTATGTCAGCCAACATCAACTCGGTAAAGGCGCAGATGATCGGGGCGGCGACGGACCAGTTCAAAAGCTGGCTGCGAGACGACGCCCCTTTCCAGCAGATCACCGCCAACCCGAAACTGATTCGCGAAGTGAACGTGCGGAACATTGCACTGCTTGAGGATCAGACGGTTCTCGTTGAATTCACGACGACGACTTCCCAGGCCGGTGCGACGGGCAAGCCTGACGTGAAGTCCTACGCGCTGACTCTGCGCTATCAGATCGTTGCACCCACAGCGGACGCGGCGCTCACCAAAAACCCTTTCGGTATTTTCATCCCGTTTTTCCGTCTTGAGCGGACGGGCGGAGCTTGA
- a CDS encoding replication initiation protein, whose product MANNIATRATSRQLSFELFEEMLATDTPINESTKEIGYQRNNVFIDITDVGITARRFLDAAHFIVAQEPTTPKVYDVELSYFRWLMRYDSYNYKHLRTVVSEAQKALIQVSSSPTGSMSGEDEKWVSVQLIGIVGIDKGRITFAVPEPLIPHIKDPVKSHWLSLRITSAFTLTYARAIYDHVIGYIAEGITEWFEVDVVRGWPGKAASPAAEFKYFKRDNLDKAVKQINAVSDIELSYETRTVNPKSKKIDRIRFRLTRKETAGAIRASLLGAQEIYTTLKNEFGFTEKQFNTISQNRAVWSDERILQAIEYTRAKVESGQINKSPGAYLLKAIAEGYKLSDADRKMLTVQQQRQEQGRAESSARQLATAAVAASTAAAEERSQTRTVETADLGREAYHKADSRAQKDFMRAFIASAAGKLAIKRVKHNPATIQESEVLAHKDLSFALYSFVYLRTKTKAAPKA is encoded by the coding sequence ATGGCAAACAACATCGCGACACGCGCAACCTCGCGCCAGCTGTCGTTTGAGCTGTTCGAGGAGATGCTCGCCACAGATACGCCAATCAACGAATCGACGAAGGAAATTGGCTATCAACGGAACAATGTTTTTATCGACATCACCGATGTGGGTATTACAGCCAGGCGATTCCTGGACGCGGCGCATTTCATCGTGGCGCAGGAACCGACCACCCCGAAGGTTTACGATGTTGAGCTGAGTTATTTCCGATGGCTCATGCGTTATGACAGTTACAACTATAAGCACCTGCGAACGGTAGTGTCTGAGGCTCAAAAGGCTTTGATCCAGGTTTCGTCATCGCCCACGGGCAGCATGTCCGGAGAGGATGAAAAGTGGGTGTCCGTGCAGCTTATCGGTATCGTCGGTATCGACAAAGGGCGGATCACGTTTGCTGTACCCGAGCCGCTCATTCCGCACATCAAGGATCCGGTGAAGTCGCACTGGCTGAGCCTGCGAATCACCTCCGCCTTCACGCTTACGTATGCTAGAGCTATCTACGACCACGTCATCGGTTACATAGCCGAAGGCATAACCGAATGGTTCGAAGTCGATGTGGTACGTGGCTGGCCCGGGAAAGCCGCGTCGCCCGCAGCCGAATTCAAGTATTTCAAACGCGACAACCTCGACAAGGCGGTTAAGCAGATTAACGCAGTCTCAGACATTGAGTTGAGCTACGAGACTCGCACCGTGAACCCGAAGTCGAAGAAGATCGACCGGATTCGTTTCAGGCTAACGCGCAAGGAAACTGCTGGGGCCATTCGAGCGAGCCTCCTTGGCGCGCAGGAGATCTACACGACGCTGAAGAACGAATTCGGCTTCACTGAAAAGCAGTTCAACACCATCTCGCAAAACCGCGCTGTCTGGTCAGATGAGCGTATTCTTCAGGCAATCGAATACACGCGCGCGAAGGTCGAATCTGGCCAAATCAATAAGAGTCCAGGCGCCTACCTACTAAAGGCTATTGCCGAAGGCTACAAGCTATCGGACGCTGACCGCAAAATGCTAACGGTCCAGCAACAGCGGCAGGAACAGGGGAGGGCGGAGTCCAGCGCTCGGCAACTGGCTACAGCAGCCGTCGCCGCAAGCACTGCAGCAGCAGAGGAGCGCAGCCAAACTAGGACGGTCGAGACTGCCGACCTAGGACGTGAGGCGTACCACAAGGCGGACAGTAGGGCGCAAAAGGACTTCATGCGCGCATTTATCGCCTCAGCGGCTGGTAAGCTGGCCATCAAGCGGGTAAAGCACAACCCTGCGACGATCCAAGAGTCAGAAGTGCTGGCGCATAAGGACCTATCCTTTGCGCTCTACTCCTTCGTATACCTGCGCACGAAAACGAAAGCCGCCCCCAAGGCTTAA
- a CDS encoding ParA family protein, translating into MPKAEFPAITRKVPLAKIAKFAKKLDGLTAELREQILTPRPRKAPPNFTTAEVADLCGLDRTKLHYQATREGSILPPGVAHGTGRSRLFSLAEARTYVQQLSEIYQSPLVTGREADGKIVLVANFKGGSTKTTTTMCISQGLSLRGRKVLVVDLDPQASLSELCGLYAENEVDEDSTVLPFIYNEEMEGGLEYAIKETYWDGLDVIPAHPSLFSAEFFIPSMLKTRPSYQFWAILRKGLEPLRKKYDYIILDTAPSLSYLTLNALMAADSMVMPLVPESLDFISSVSFWGLFSDIAANFMEKESDKVYDFISVILSKVDTSPTSSAPIVRSWTQRAYEDWLTTTEIPASSVMSNGALALSTVFDLSKSDGVSKTVQRVRQPLVEYCKWIDNMYVDEWSLAQ; encoded by the coding sequence ATGCCCAAGGCCGAATTCCCCGCTATCACGCGCAAGGTGCCTCTCGCGAAGATCGCTAAATTTGCGAAAAAGTTGGATGGACTGACAGCCGAACTGCGCGAGCAGATCCTCACGCCGAGGCCGCGAAAGGCGCCACCAAACTTTACGACCGCCGAAGTAGCAGATTTGTGCGGGCTGGACCGAACCAAACTCCATTACCAAGCAACGCGTGAAGGTAGCATATTGCCGCCGGGCGTTGCGCACGGCACGGGCCGTAGTCGGCTGTTCAGCTTGGCCGAGGCAAGGACCTACGTACAACAACTGTCGGAAATCTATCAATCGCCGCTCGTGACTGGTCGCGAAGCCGACGGCAAGATTGTCCTAGTTGCAAATTTCAAGGGTGGGTCGACGAAGACTACGACGACCATGTGCATTTCTCAGGGGTTGTCGTTGCGCGGGCGGAAGGTACTCGTGGTTGACCTGGACCCGCAGGCCTCACTGTCCGAACTCTGCGGACTTTATGCTGAGAACGAGGTCGACGAGGATTCGACTGTGCTCCCTTTTATCTACAACGAAGAGATGGAAGGAGGGTTGGAATATGCGATCAAGGAAACTTACTGGGACGGCTTGGATGTGATTCCAGCGCATCCATCGCTGTTCAGTGCTGAGTTCTTTATCCCCTCGATGCTTAAGACTCGGCCAAGCTATCAGTTTTGGGCAATCCTGCGGAAAGGCTTGGAGCCGCTGCGCAAGAAATACGATTACATCATCTTGGACACTGCGCCCTCCCTTTCCTATTTGACTTTAAACGCGTTGATGGCAGCTGATTCGATGGTGATGCCCTTGGTGCCGGAGAGCCTTGACTTCATCAGCTCGGTGTCGTTCTGGGGGCTGTTTTCGGATATTGCCGCGAACTTCATGGAGAAGGAGTCGGACAAAGTCTACGATTTTATCTCCGTCATTCTGTCGAAGGTGGATACAAGCCCGACCTCATCCGCACCCATCGTTCGTTCTTGGACGCAACGCGCTTACGAAGACTGGCTGACCACGACGGAGATTCCCGCGAGTTCGGTGATGAGCAATGGGGCGTTAGCGCTCTCGACAGTATTTGACCTCAGCAAATCCGACGGCGTTTCAAAGACGGTGCAGCGCGTACGCCAACCGCTGGTCGAATACTGCAAGTGGATTGACAACATGTATGTCGATGAATGGAGCCTTGCGCAATGA
- a CDS encoding ParB/RepB/Spo0J family partition protein, translated as MSSIRDRMAQQTANLRKTSSISDEEMETNKPVVEKPKTGPGMAGALAAAQLKIQELEASGGQATIPVAEVSPNPWQPRRIFVEAELSDLAESIREKGLVQPVAVRRVESGYQLIAGERRLRAHKILGMEQIKAVIVECSDEDMVVLALVENIGRANLTDYEVAISLRRAEAEFPNRKRLAESLGMSRAGLYQFLAFDKLPDFIKEHLDLQPGLLGCNAAEEIVSAIKKHGAAGLAAAKDLWPDVVKGEILQGRYAAAIVAQATRQGSRAEARERSIAKFFSGKEQAGSITKDVNSFTVKIKTGSLSEAQETRIRQLISELYREEPSAQQ; from the coding sequence ATGAGCAGCATTCGTGACCGTATGGCTCAGCAAACTGCCAACCTCCGGAAGACGTCCTCAATCTCTGACGAGGAGATGGAAACGAACAAGCCCGTGGTCGAGAAGCCGAAGACGGGGCCCGGAATGGCGGGGGCGTTGGCTGCCGCACAACTCAAAATTCAAGAGTTGGAGGCAAGTGGCGGCCAGGCAACGATTCCAGTTGCGGAGGTATCGCCGAACCCGTGGCAACCTCGGCGGATTTTTGTCGAGGCCGAACTTTCGGACCTTGCCGAGTCAATTCGCGAAAAGGGATTAGTTCAGCCGGTGGCGGTGCGTCGCGTTGAGTCTGGCTACCAGCTGATCGCTGGCGAGCGGCGATTGCGTGCGCACAAGATCTTGGGCATGGAGCAGATCAAGGCGGTAATAGTCGAATGCTCCGATGAGGACATGGTAGTTCTCGCGTTGGTAGAGAACATCGGGCGCGCGAACCTGACCGACTATGAGGTTGCGATTTCGCTCCGGCGGGCGGAAGCAGAGTTCCCGAATCGAAAACGACTTGCTGAGTCCCTCGGTATGTCGCGCGCTGGGCTGTATCAATTTTTGGCGTTCGACAAGCTGCCTGATTTCATCAAGGAACATTTGGACTTGCAACCGGGGTTGCTTGGGTGCAACGCCGCAGAAGAAATAGTATCCGCTATCAAGAAACATGGTGCTGCCGGCTTGGCTGCGGCGAAGGATTTGTGGCCGGACGTCGTTAAGGGCGAAATTCTTCAAGGCCGATATGCTGCGGCAATCGTAGCGCAGGCCACACGTCAGGGTTCACGAGCAGAGGCGCGCGAGCGGAGCATCGCGAAGTTCTTTTCGGGCAAGGAACAGGCTGGGAGCATAACGAAGGACGTCAACTCCTTCACCGTCAAGATCAAGACTGGCTCGCTTAGCGAGGCTCAAGAGACTCGTATCCGGCAACTGATCAGCGAGCTGTACCGAGAAGAACCAAGCGCGCAGCAGTAA
- a CDS encoding Mu transposase C-terminal domain-containing protein, producing the protein MLKKGNLSDRETTIARILRTLGKDPMTRGQAKQAAILLDVHWTTIYRLRRRFLADPVASSLKPHPPGPRTGSRRIGRHTEVVIDDVLTVWLPAQRQLAHPLTSLVAEVRRRCMEAGVSSPSRDTVARRWSSHKREEALERAKSPKSAIAPGNFIVGKPLDVVQIDHTQADLIVVDDLTRRPLGRPWLSLAIDVATRCVVGFFVGIDRPNAATVALLLTRIVLPKTEWLSKLGVRTDWPMHGMPRMLHLDNAAEFKSRALQLGCAEYGVELMYRPVGKPHFGGHIERLNRTLMERVHDLPGSTGSSPKGRKERRSEQQAALTLGEFEQWLALEVGQRYHYSAHRGLRGDTPAGRWTTLCATSPVNGLSAAPDAALRFLLHFLPAARRTIQRDGLTLFHIRYWHPIFTAWRETDHDVIVRYHPEDLSRIYVKVARHDFIEVRYADLRRPAISLWEQRAAVKHLREQGQRTVSEVMMFRTIEEQRSLVDRAQRATRSVLRRRLPKTRGRPRSELLPAQLDDKRASQATPIDYSQPISAYDVEQW; encoded by the coding sequence ATGCTAAAGAAAGGCAACCTTTCCGATCGCGAGACAACCATCGCCCGCATTTTGCGAACGCTTGGCAAAGACCCGATGACGCGAGGGCAGGCCAAGCAAGCAGCGATTTTGCTCGATGTCCACTGGACAACAATTTACCGCTTGCGGAGACGGTTTCTTGCCGACCCGGTTGCCAGTTCACTGAAACCGCATCCGCCCGGACCGAGGACTGGTAGTCGTCGCATAGGGCGACATACTGAAGTCGTCATCGACGACGTATTGACCGTCTGGCTGCCCGCACAACGTCAGCTCGCGCACCCGCTTACGAGCCTTGTAGCGGAGGTGCGTCGACGATGCATGGAGGCCGGTGTCAGTTCTCCAAGCCGCGACACTGTTGCTCGGCGATGGTCATCCCATAAGCGCGAAGAAGCATTGGAGCGGGCAAAAAGCCCCAAATCGGCGATTGCGCCCGGGAATTTCATCGTCGGAAAACCCCTTGACGTCGTTCAAATCGACCATACCCAAGCCGATCTTATTGTAGTCGACGACCTGACGAGGCGCCCATTGGGCCGGCCTTGGTTGTCGCTAGCGATCGACGTGGCCACGCGATGTGTGGTGGGCTTCTTTGTCGGCATTGACCGCCCAAATGCCGCAACTGTCGCATTGCTCCTCACGCGAATCGTTCTGCCGAAAACAGAATGGCTCAGCAAGCTTGGCGTGCGAACGGACTGGCCGATGCATGGCATGCCCCGAATGCTGCATCTGGACAATGCAGCGGAATTCAAAAGTAGGGCGTTGCAACTGGGGTGTGCCGAATATGGCGTCGAGTTGATGTATCGGCCAGTCGGCAAGCCGCACTTCGGTGGGCACATTGAACGGCTGAACCGGACGCTTATGGAGCGTGTGCACGATTTGCCGGGATCAACTGGCTCATCACCAAAAGGGCGCAAGGAGCGACGTTCTGAACAGCAGGCCGCATTGACCCTCGGGGAGTTTGAACAATGGTTGGCCCTCGAAGTTGGCCAGCGATATCACTACAGCGCGCATCGAGGCCTGCGTGGCGATACACCAGCAGGCAGATGGACGACCCTATGTGCGACCTCACCCGTGAACGGGCTCTCAGCTGCTCCCGATGCCGCGCTGCGATTTCTGTTGCATTTTCTTCCCGCAGCTCGCCGGACGATCCAACGCGATGGCCTCACGCTATTTCACATTCGGTACTGGCACCCCATATTTACAGCTTGGCGCGAGACCGACCACGACGTCATTGTTCGCTATCACCCCGAGGATCTCTCCCGGATTTATGTAAAGGTTGCGCGGCATGATTTTATCGAAGTGCGATATGCAGATCTGAGGCGCCCTGCCATTTCACTTTGGGAACAAAGAGCAGCGGTAAAGCATCTGCGGGAGCAAGGCCAACGAACCGTTTCGGAGGTCATGATGTTCCGCACAATCGAAGAACAACGCAGCCTCGTGGATCGCGCACAGAGAGCGACACGAAGCGTATTACGGCGACGCTTGCCGAAGACGCGCGGCCGGCCTCGATCAGAGCTTCTTCCAGCACAGCTGGATGATAAACGCGCGTCCCAAGCCACGCCGATTGATTATAGCCAACCCATATCTGCGTACGACGTCGAGCAATGGTGA
- a CDS encoding TniB family NTP-binding protein, with product MKPAPFSHLLPAVRAQAELDVEARINCLWGNRWIDYPRANQALQELDRLFALPRRERMPCMLLHGDSNIGKTQIIAKFRRHHPDTFDAKRGVEIRPTIAMQMPPTPDQHRFYSGLLFEVGAPHNPAASVTVLERLARDLLRRMAPRMFIIDEVHHLLAGSYREQRASLNLLKFLANDLQASMVLVGTHDAVIALQTDAQMVSRFKPFEVPRWQESDGFRRLLAAFERVLPLRLPSELAQRDIAQYVLATSGGLTGEISRIINAAAELAIRSGHEAIRLEHLKDVTSTSAG from the coding sequence ATGAAGCCAGCGCCCTTTTCGCATCTGCTTCCTGCCGTGCGCGCTCAAGCGGAACTCGACGTCGAAGCCCGCATCAACTGCCTTTGGGGAAACCGCTGGATCGACTATCCACGTGCGAACCAGGCGTTGCAGGAGCTTGATAGGCTATTTGCCCTTCCCCGCCGTGAGCGCATGCCATGCATGCTGCTGCATGGTGACTCAAATATTGGCAAGACTCAGATCATCGCCAAATTCCGCCGGCATCATCCAGATACGTTCGACGCCAAACGGGGAGTGGAAATCCGTCCCACGATCGCGATGCAGATGCCACCGACGCCAGATCAGCATCGCTTCTATTCTGGACTGCTATTCGAGGTTGGCGCGCCGCATAATCCCGCGGCAAGCGTCACTGTTCTTGAACGACTTGCGCGGGATCTTCTGCGTCGAATGGCCCCGCGCATGTTCATCATTGATGAGGTGCACCACCTTTTGGCGGGCTCATATCGTGAACAGCGCGCTTCGCTAAATCTGCTCAAATTCCTTGCAAACGATCTGCAAGCCAGCATGGTGTTGGTCGGCACTCACGACGCGGTGATTGCCCTGCAGACCGACGCACAGATGGTCAGCCGCTTTAAGCCTTTCGAAGTGCCGCGTTGGCAAGAGAGCGATGGATTTCGGCGCTTGTTGGCGGCGTTCGAGCGTGTCCTGCCGTTGCGCCTTCCATCGGAGCTTGCACAGCGAGATATCGCGCAGTACGTACTTGCCACAAGTGGTGGCCTAACGGGTGAAATATCAAGGATCATCAACGCAGCAGCAGAACTCGCGATACGGAGCGGCCACGAGGCAATCAGACTCGAGCATCTAAAAGATGTCACATCTACAAGCGCAGGCTAA
- a CDS encoding TniQ family protein, which yields MSHLQAQANYRPWPYAPRPFQDEAFGSWFGRVASRYRMTVEMAWEINGLGQLPALTNVGWILFAPLDNTALDKLAALARVEAKTIGSIQTPVSWMVARRRLPFCFRCLVLNPMDVSAPYWKRAWLNPDITDCCEHGEQLETAPPSVLRRAGNTEQLISNVGKYRRRMEKRQARRGR from the coding sequence ATGTCACATCTACAAGCGCAGGCTAACTATCGTCCTTGGCCTTATGCACCGCGTCCTTTTCAGGATGAAGCGTTTGGCAGTTGGTTCGGCCGCGTAGCGAGTCGATACCGGATGACTGTCGAAATGGCCTGGGAAATCAATGGACTTGGTCAGTTGCCAGCTTTAACCAATGTGGGATGGATATTATTCGCCCCGTTAGACAATACTGCGCTCGATAAGCTGGCTGCGCTTGCGCGCGTAGAGGCTAAAACCATTGGAAGCATTCAGACGCCGGTCTCATGGATGGTGGCGAGAAGGCGATTGCCTTTCTGCTTTCGATGCCTCGTACTCAACCCGATGGACGTGAGCGCGCCCTACTGGAAGCGAGCTTGGCTGAATCCGGACATCACCGATTGCTGCGAGCATGGCGAGCAACTCGAAACGGCCCCGCCGTCGGTGTTGCGCCGCGCGGGCAACACGGAGCAGTTGATATCAAACGTCGGCAAATATCGCAGAAGAATGGAAAAACGACAAGCTAGAAGAGGCCGCTAG